A section of the Neorhodopirellula lusitana genome encodes:
- a CDS encoding NAD(P)-dependent oxidoreductase, which produces MTQDQTALPKIGWIGTGVMGNSMCGHLLDAGHSITLFTRSRPKAESLITRGAKWAGSPSEVAQASDIVFAIVGYPADVREVFLDANHGVLAGLRPGGIMVDMTTSEPSLAIEIAEAAKGKGVAAIDAPVSGGDIGAQNGTLSIMIGGDADSIQRVMPCLELLGKTIVHQGPAGAGQHTKMVNQTLIATGMIGVCEALLYAHRAGLDLATVLKSVGSGAAGSWSLSNLGPRIIDDNFAPGFYVEHFVKDMGIALAESRRMNLCLPGLALAEQLYQSVIAKGGGRDGTQALMKALAEMSAVDWAADPSTQN; this is translated from the coding sequence ATGACCCAAGATCAGACAGCGTTGCCGAAAATCGGATGGATCGGCACCGGCGTGATGGGCAACAGCATGTGTGGCCATTTACTGGACGCTGGGCACTCCATCACGCTTTTTACGCGCAGCCGCCCAAAGGCAGAAAGCCTGATCACGCGGGGAGCCAAGTGGGCTGGGTCGCCTAGCGAAGTCGCCCAAGCGTCGGACATTGTGTTTGCAATCGTGGGGTATCCAGCGGACGTCCGAGAGGTGTTTCTGGATGCCAATCATGGCGTTCTCGCCGGCCTTCGCCCCGGCGGCATCATGGTGGACATGACGACGAGCGAACCCTCGCTTGCAATCGAGATCGCCGAAGCAGCAAAGGGCAAGGGAGTCGCCGCGATCGATGCACCCGTTTCGGGTGGGGACATCGGCGCCCAAAACGGAACCTTGTCCATCATGATTGGCGGTGATGCCGACTCAATTCAACGGGTCATGCCGTGCCTGGAACTACTCGGCAAAACGATCGTTCATCAAGGCCCAGCGGGCGCGGGCCAGCACACCAAGATGGTTAACCAAACGTTGATCGCAACCGGCATGATCGGGGTCTGCGAAGCCTTGTTGTACGCCCACCGCGCCGGCCTCGATTTGGCAACCGTGTTAAAAAGTGTCGGCAGTGGGGCGGCGGGAAGCTGGTCGCTCAGCAATCTTGGTCCACGCATCATCGACGACAACTTCGCACCAGGCTTTTACGTCGAGCACTTTGTGAAAGACATGGGCATCGCACTGGCGGAAAGCCGACGCATGAACCTTTGTTTGCCGGGGCTAGCCCTCGCCGAACAACTCTATCAAAGCGTGATCGCCAAGGGAGGCGGCCGCGATGGAACGCAGGCCCTGATGAAGGCACTCGCCGAAATGTCAGCAGTGGATTGGGCCGCAGACCCATCAACCCAAAACTAA
- a CDS encoding type II secretion system F family protein, whose translation MILLLQEVAAMASSGRSLVSGLAGLDDPELGQLGRATGVVRARLERGEPASQAIASLSETYQTPIRIAMEVMAATGSTAPVYETIRLIRQRSEERRQFGFSAINPILNVIVAATVLFFIMPWIMVSISEAELIKSAFAPSVTEICEMFAMNFAIASLASVLAIGLFTAAVVWALSRTTGANDPLGAYAVFCRWLAMQSQFECGVETGRAIESAAEAVSPAFASSWAAAVRNIQGGSQTAAAIAMPAETPERLQQCVVDLVASRRDRELISRDLKGLGDLYLQTSQHRRAWWVDSLPRWIGAFVVIVVIMMLLQAIIAPLLDIVGEVAQ comes from the coding sequence TTGATTCTGTTACTACAGGAAGTGGCCGCGATGGCCTCCTCGGGACGATCTCTCGTGTCGGGTTTGGCCGGGCTCGATGATCCGGAGTTGGGACAACTGGGGCGAGCGACGGGTGTCGTCCGAGCCCGTCTGGAACGCGGCGAACCGGCCTCCCAGGCAATTGCGAGCTTGTCGGAAACTTACCAGACGCCGATTCGCATCGCGATGGAAGTGATGGCAGCGACCGGATCGACTGCTCCGGTTTACGAAACGATTCGATTGATTCGCCAACGCAGTGAGGAGCGACGCCAATTTGGGTTTTCAGCGATCAATCCAATCTTGAATGTGATTGTCGCCGCAACCGTTTTATTCTTCATCATGCCCTGGATCATGGTATCGATCTCAGAGGCGGAATTAATCAAGTCCGCGTTTGCACCCTCGGTCACCGAGATCTGCGAAATGTTCGCCATGAACTTCGCGATCGCTTCCCTGGCCAGCGTGCTGGCGATTGGATTGTTCACGGCCGCCGTGGTTTGGGCTTTGTCACGAACGACTGGGGCCAACGACCCACTGGGAGCGTATGCCGTGTTTTGTCGCTGGCTGGCAATGCAAAGTCAATTCGAATGCGGCGTTGAAACGGGGCGTGCTATCGAGTCCGCCGCCGAAGCGGTCAGCCCTGCTTTTGCCAGTTCCTGGGCAGCCGCGGTGCGCAACATTCAAGGCGGCTCACAGACGGCCGCAGCGATCGCCATGCCAGCGGAAACGCCTGAACGGCTTCAGCAATGTGTGGTCGATCTAGTCGCTTCTCGACGCGATCGCGAATTGATCTCGCGTGACCTCAAGGGGCTCGGAGACTTGTACCTGCAAACTTCTCAGCATCGCCGCGCCTGGTGGGTGGACTCCTTGCCGAGGTGGATTGGCGCCTTCGTGGTGATCGTCGTCATCATGATGTTGTTGCAAGCGATCATCGCCCCGCTGTTGGATATTGTTGGTGAGGTGGCACAATGA
- a CDS encoding DUF1559 domain-containing protein: protein MHLNRHAFTLVELLVVIAIIGVLVGLAAPAVQTMRESSRRAVCQSRLIPIGMAMQSYHDRWLQFPVGTLADAGPVQNVASGNHHNWLGRILDLLDQPVIAAKIDRTVSIYDQANAAVLELSYPGVKCPSSGNPSANFIGTSSYVGLHHPTETPIDEMNNGVFVLNTRITRDDISDGLSNTAFVSEKLPDASDLGWLSGTRATLRNAGDGIAVQLIQTDTRPKTSVGSIGSHHMAGVHVLFGSGSTRYLSTQIDQRTLEQMFDRQDGELPMQFQSLETKRRQSVQ from the coding sequence ATGCATTTAAATCGTCATGCATTTACGCTCGTTGAACTGCTGGTTGTGATTGCGATCATCGGGGTGTTGGTTGGACTGGCCGCGCCGGCGGTGCAAACAATGCGGGAATCATCTCGTCGTGCGGTTTGTCAGTCTCGCCTGATTCCGATTGGGATGGCGATGCAGAGCTATCACGATCGTTGGCTGCAGTTTCCGGTCGGCACGCTGGCCGATGCCGGCCCGGTGCAGAACGTGGCATCCGGCAACCACCACAATTGGCTAGGGCGAATACTCGATCTACTGGATCAGCCCGTGATCGCAGCAAAAATTGATCGAACGGTCAGCATTTACGACCAAGCGAACGCCGCGGTCTTGGAACTGAGTTATCCAGGTGTGAAGTGCCCCTCGTCAGGCAACCCATCCGCTAATTTCATTGGCACCAGTAGCTATGTCGGATTGCACCATCCCACCGAGACACCCATCGACGAGATGAACAACGGAGTGTTCGTGCTAAACACGCGAATTACCCGAGACGATATTTCGGACGGTCTGTCTAACACGGCCTTTGTTTCGGAAAAGCTGCCCGACGCCAGCGACCTGGGTTGGCTCAGTGGAACACGAGCAACGCTTCGCAATGCAGGCGACGGGATTGCTGTGCAATTGATTCAAACCGATACACGCCCCAAGACGTCGGTGGGGTCGATTGGCAGCCACCATATGGCGGGCGTGCATGTTCTGTTTGGGTCAGGATCAACTCGGTACCTATCGACTCAAATTGACCAACGGACTCTGGAGCAAATGTTCGATCGCCAAGACGGTGAACTGCCAATGCAGTTTCAATCTCTTGAGACAAAACGTCGCCAAAGCGTCCAGTGA
- a CDS encoding GspE/PulE family protein has protein sequence MPASVSSSSRWSPSDPNFATEVVKECLTSALQCGASDVHVQPRRTTWEIAFRIDGVLQQVDSFDRSETSDPVSRLMALAGLPSYRGGVPQEGALRWQCNDQVEREMRLGIFPTVHGNRAAIRIMDARESVRGLDELGFDEATQTQLKSVCESRDGWLLVAGPAGSGKTTTLYACLSHIAAGAFRRSVLTIEDPIESVIDSISQSQLNASGGLTLAAAMRAAVRQDAEVLLVSEIRDIETAEAVLAASLTGHLCFSSIHAGSIGATLRRLVQMELPTFAIQSGLRGILCQRLLRLKCEQCGGRPKDQNTSQCDNCLGTGYRGRMPIAQLVTFDGSPVGQAVFNALVANRSASELDSIIAEAGMNSLSDQAARLVDAGLTDSAEVFRVLGRNL, from the coding sequence ATGCCAGCCTCCGTCTCATCGTCATCTCGTTGGTCCCCGTCGGATCCGAACTTCGCTACCGAGGTAGTGAAGGAATGCTTGACGTCAGCTCTGCAATGCGGAGCCAGCGATGTGCATGTGCAGCCACGAAGAACGACGTGGGAGATCGCGTTTCGAATCGACGGAGTCCTGCAACAAGTGGATTCGTTCGACCGAAGTGAAACGAGCGATCCGGTGTCGCGGCTAATGGCTTTGGCTGGCCTGCCGTCTTATCGCGGAGGCGTCCCACAAGAAGGAGCCTTGCGGTGGCAATGCAACGATCAAGTCGAACGCGAAATGCGATTGGGCATTTTCCCCACCGTGCATGGCAACCGCGCCGCGATCCGAATCATGGACGCTCGTGAGTCCGTCCGCGGTTTGGATGAATTGGGCTTCGACGAGGCAACGCAAACGCAATTGAAATCAGTGTGCGAATCGCGAGACGGCTGGCTGCTGGTGGCCGGACCCGCGGGAAGCGGTAAGACGACAACACTCTACGCCTGCCTATCGCATATCGCCGCTGGTGCGTTTCGCCGAAGCGTGCTGACAATCGAAGACCCAATCGAGTCGGTCATCGATTCCATCAGTCAAAGCCAATTGAATGCCAGTGGCGGCCTGACTTTGGCCGCCGCGATGCGGGCAGCGGTTCGCCAAGACGCCGAAGTGTTGTTGGTCAGTGAGATCCGAGATATCGAAACCGCTGAAGCGGTACTGGCTGCTTCGCTGACCGGGCATCTTTGTTTCTCATCGATTCATGCTGGATCCATTGGGGCGACGCTGCGACGTTTGGTACAAATGGAATTGCCTACGTTTGCCATTCAAAGCGGTCTACGTGGGATCCTGTGCCAGCGACTGTTGCGGCTCAAATGCGAGCAGTGTGGCGGTCGGCCAAAGGACCAGAATACCTCGCAATGCGACAACTGCCTCGGTACCGGGTATCGAGGCCGCATGCCGATTGCACAATTGGTCACGTTCGATGGATCGCCGGTGGGACAAGCTGTGTTTAATGCTTTGGTCGCGAATCGGAGTGCAAGTGAGTTGGATTCGATTATTGCTGAGGCAGGCATGAATTCGTTAAGCGATCAAGCGGCGCGGTTGGTCGATGCAGGACTGACTGATTCAGCAGAAGTGTTTCGCGTACTGGGGCGGAACTTGTGA
- a CDS encoding type II secretion system F family protein, whose protein sequence is MATPLLFLAVAVGLALLAGTFRSIKLNLIRQPAARMRKVTIELFEMLEWCLWFLCPIALIAAAPHPITFLLVALFVVSVITAGRLRYREETQSLNRWLQLALSTAASIPVLVESLADGFRSRLARQAKTFVIRVSRGESIVDATRRSRLPLDADTLANILLPGSEPDHQPKPLQNEISSAVELSDSRDQWCREQESARLNTLLFQQATYLVVTLILAWLLGLLIRSLVVPSIDHMLREFTAKTFVEKTSLNLVALIADCFLFVVAVWLFSGWVISQLPLWMVRWVPWFGRHAINRWRSDVLGMLARAIRSHQPASDVFQLAAGATRVQWIRKRCRTAHRFVESGISLPNAMQQAKLISAREEKWLTLAQANGNLASAIEQLVGRIDRVQTLRWRIRIAWLVPVVTVLVGAFVLVHAMYVFHFLFAMITGLSQ, encoded by the coding sequence ATGGCCACACCTCTTCTTTTTTTGGCTGTCGCAGTCGGGCTCGCGTTGTTGGCGGGAACGTTTCGCTCGATCAAGCTGAACTTGATCCGACAGCCGGCCGCCCGCATGCGAAAGGTAACCATCGAGCTATTTGAAATGCTCGAATGGTGTCTTTGGTTTTTATGTCCGATTGCCCTCATTGCCGCGGCTCCTCACCCGATCACCTTCTTGCTGGTCGCCTTGTTTGTGGTCTCGGTCATCACGGCGGGTCGCTTGCGATATCGCGAGGAAACGCAATCGCTAAACCGCTGGCTGCAATTGGCGTTAAGCACGGCAGCATCCATTCCGGTGCTGGTCGAAAGCTTGGCCGACGGATTCCGCAGTCGGCTGGCCAGGCAAGCTAAGACATTCGTCATTCGCGTGAGCCGCGGCGAGTCCATCGTGGACGCCACCCGACGATCCCGGCTGCCACTGGATGCGGATACCCTGGCGAACATCCTACTTCCAGGCTCTGAGCCAGATCACCAGCCCAAACCGCTGCAGAACGAGATCTCGAGTGCGGTGGAACTCAGCGATTCGCGGGATCAATGGTGCCGAGAACAAGAGTCCGCTCGCTTGAATACACTGCTATTCCAGCAGGCGACTTACCTGGTCGTGACGCTGATACTGGCGTGGCTATTAGGCCTGCTGATCCGGTCCTTGGTGGTGCCATCGATCGACCATATGCTACGCGAGTTCACTGCGAAAACCTTTGTTGAAAAGACGAGCCTGAATCTCGTCGCCCTGATCGCGGACTGTTTTTTGTTCGTCGTCGCAGTCTGGTTATTTTCAGGATGGGTCATCAGCCAGCTACCACTTTGGATGGTGCGTTGGGTGCCTTGGTTTGGCCGACATGCGATCAATCGATGGCGAAGTGATGTGCTGGGGATGCTTGCTCGAGCGATCCGATCTCACCAGCCAGCCAGTGACGTTTTCCAGCTTGCCGCCGGAGCAACGCGTGTGCAGTGGATCCGCAAACGATGCCGAACCGCTCATCGCTTCGTTGAAAGCGGCATCAGTCTTCCCAATGCGATGCAGCAAGCAAAACTGATTTCCGCCCGCGAGGAAAAGTGGCTAACTCTTGCCCAAGCCAATGGCAATCTCGCTAGCGCGATCGAGCAACTGGTGGGCCGCATCGATCGTGTCCAAACGCTACGATGGAGAATCCGAATTGCGTGGCTAGTCCCCGTGGTGACGGTCTTGGTAGGTGCGTTCGTGCTCGTTCATGCGATGTACGTATTCCATTTTTTGTTCGCTATGATTACAGGGTTGTCGCAATGA
- a CDS encoding PulJ/GspJ family protein — translation MIGTNANLLSEYHCLAIGRRRKHGSSGFTLIELMVVLSLVSTLLGGAIGLIAVVRQSESQAKLNLENRQGIRRFADDVRRDVALARRIEVDAKGQEKKMVIVRQADSPRIEYQAGPGSQIHRVVINESQEPLGQDSYLIGTNATIDVELLDETNSVRWTITEKDGGAPPIAILAVRREKK, via the coding sequence ATGATCGGCACGAACGCAAACCTGCTTTCTGAGTACCACTGCTTGGCGATCGGACGCCGACGCAAGCATGGATCAAGTGGATTCACGTTGATCGAACTGATGGTCGTGCTTTCGTTAGTCAGCACCCTTCTGGGAGGAGCGATTGGCCTGATTGCGGTTGTTCGCCAAAGCGAGTCTCAAGCCAAATTGAACTTAGAGAATCGGCAAGGAATCCGGCGTTTCGCCGACGACGTTCGCCGAGATGTGGCACTGGCCCGCCGAATCGAAGTGGACGCCAAAGGCCAGGAAAAAAAGATGGTGATCGTTAGACAAGCCGACTCGCCGCGAATCGAGTATCAGGCCGGTCCGGGATCGCAAATTCATCGTGTGGTCATCAACGAGAGTCAAGAACCGTTGGGCCAAGACAGCTACCTGATTGGCACGAACGCGACGATCGATGTGGAGTTACTCGACGAGACCAACTCGGTGCGCTGGACGATCACCGAAAAGGATGGCGGGGCCCCACCGATTGCAATCCTCGCCGTCCGCAGGGAGAAGAAATGA
- a CDS encoding type II secretion system protein: MRRNRFRNASRCVRGFMLVELLIAFSFLAVAAGLTLQMHQQQLDFDRASMNRLSDQLALENIAQELAVIDFAQVPESATRLAKEADAEATVAPFETESAGGLHITLSMTSNSGTLRHHCWRLEAQP; this comes from the coding sequence ATGAGGCGGAATCGCTTTCGAAACGCATCCCGTTGCGTGCGGGGATTCATGTTGGTGGAGTTGCTGATTGCTTTTAGTTTTCTAGCGGTCGCTGCTGGCCTAACGCTCCAGATGCATCAGCAACAACTTGATTTTGATCGAGCCTCGATGAACCGTTTGTCGGACCAACTGGCCCTTGAGAACATCGCACAAGAACTCGCCGTGATCGATTTTGCCCAGGTTCCAGAATCGGCAACGCGACTGGCAAAAGAGGCGGATGCGGAGGCGACGGTCGCTCCGTTTGAAACGGAGTCCGCCGGTGGTTTGCATATCACTCTTTCGATGACATCAAACAGCGGCACTCTACGTCACCATTGCTGGCGACTGGAGGCCCAGCCATGA
- the rarD gene encoding EamA family transporter RarD produces the protein MARSNASPANATESDEGKPINRVGLFCAIAAHTMWGLFPIYWRQIEKADSLELACHRIVWSFVSLGILLPVLLRMGWWGGWRIVLQSLRDRRVWMLYTVAAVMIGINWLAFLWAVNHGRVLEASLGYYITPLFNVLLGVVVLGERLGTLQWTAVAIATVGVGIMAVGSGGLPWVSLAMAASFATYGLVKKKVHLPVLIGLMMEVSILFVPAAIYLGIRVNDGVSALQFGSPLITTMLLLAGVITISPLALFAVAVKRVNLSLIGLLQYVGPTLQFLVGAVLYNEPLAASRLTGFAFVWTALILFVAATYRPIRRAKISGATV, from the coding sequence TTGGCCCGCTCAAACGCTTCCCCAGCTAACGCTACCGAATCCGATGAAGGGAAACCGATCAATCGCGTCGGCCTATTTTGTGCGATCGCGGCGCATACGATGTGGGGCTTGTTTCCCATTTACTGGCGGCAAATTGAAAAAGCGGACTCGCTGGAGTTAGCGTGTCACCGGATCGTTTGGTCCTTCGTGTCTCTCGGGATTCTGCTACCTGTTTTATTGCGGATGGGGTGGTGGGGCGGATGGCGGATTGTCTTGCAAAGTTTGCGGGATCGACGTGTCTGGATGCTCTACACCGTCGCGGCAGTCATGATCGGCATCAACTGGCTAGCGTTTTTATGGGCCGTCAATCATGGACGAGTACTCGAAGCATCGCTGGGATACTACATCACCCCACTCTTCAACGTCCTGCTCGGCGTTGTCGTGCTTGGTGAGCGACTGGGAACACTGCAATGGACCGCCGTCGCGATCGCAACAGTCGGCGTCGGCATCATGGCGGTTGGCAGCGGGGGCCTGCCGTGGGTTTCCCTAGCGATGGCGGCATCGTTTGCCACGTATGGCTTGGTAAAAAAGAAGGTTCACCTGCCCGTCTTGATTGGTCTGATGATGGAGGTGTCGATCCTCTTCGTGCCTGCGGCGATCTATCTTGGCATCCGTGTCAACGACGGAGTCAGTGCGTTGCAGTTTGGTTCGCCGCTGATCACCACGATGTTATTGTTGGCGGGCGTGATCACGATTTCCCCACTCGCGTTGTTTGCTGTGGCGGTCAAACGCGTGAACCTATCGTTGATTGGACTCTTGCAGTACGTCGGCCCCACGCTTCAGTTCTTGGTGGGCGCGGTTCTGTATAACGAGCCACTTGCGGCGAGTCGCTTGACCGGATTTGCGTTCGTTTGGACCGCATTGATCCTATTCGTGGCGGCCACCTATCGTCCAATCAGACGCGCCAAGATATCCGGCGCAACTGTTTAA
- a CDS encoding DUF1559 domain-containing protein encodes MNRHRNCTGFTLLELLVVIGIIGILVGLLLPAVQAAREAARRMSCSNNFKQIALGVAQYHDAFEHLPPHGTGTFSNANDPNTTNQFRLSFLVSITPFMGHTPIWEMISQDHLGYRPTDSANPEEAFGMMGMEEFEEPEFSYPSMGPVPSMSSYEPWATEISTYRCPSDPGIGLPALGRTNYTVCLGDAIEGLDQGLWRYEASQWSPSGAAQMEATGRGMFVPRMVTSFADVTDGLSNTIMLGEIATDLGDKDTRTHPSINNGWEEGVLADIQICSSQIDISRPQFWDYASFQTSANLGQGRGYRWADAIPLMTGFNTILPSNSQLCFGGDETTIGTLPSSSRHQGGAHVAMGDGAIKFITDSIECGAARGTPQATVTLEGKGDLAPGSPSVFGLWGALGTRNQGELIGDDL; translated from the coding sequence ATGAACCGACATCGCAATTGTACCGGATTCACGCTGCTGGAGTTGTTGGTAGTCATCGGCATCATTGGAATCTTGGTCGGACTCCTATTGCCGGCGGTTCAGGCCGCTCGCGAGGCTGCCCGGCGAATGAGTTGCAGTAACAACTTCAAACAGATCGCCCTTGGCGTGGCCCAGTACCACGACGCATTCGAGCATCTGCCGCCGCATGGGACGGGAACCTTCAGCAATGCCAATGATCCCAATACTACGAATCAATTCCGGTTGAGCTTTTTGGTTTCGATTACTCCGTTCATGGGACACACGCCTATCTGGGAAATGATCAGCCAGGATCATCTCGGATACAGACCCACCGACAGTGCGAATCCAGAGGAAGCCTTTGGGATGATGGGGATGGAGGAATTCGAAGAACCGGAGTTTTCGTATCCGAGCATGGGGCCGGTGCCGTCAATGTCATCGTACGAACCTTGGGCGACCGAGATTTCCACCTACCGATGCCCATCCGATCCGGGAATTGGCTTGCCCGCGTTGGGACGCACTAACTACACGGTTTGTCTGGGCGATGCGATCGAAGGTCTTGATCAGGGGCTGTGGCGGTATGAAGCGTCGCAGTGGTCGCCCAGTGGTGCAGCGCAAATGGAAGCGACCGGACGCGGCATGTTTGTTCCTAGAATGGTGACTTCGTTCGCCGACGTGACCGATGGACTTTCCAACACGATCATGCTGGGGGAAATCGCCACCGATTTGGGCGACAAGGACACGCGAACCCATCCTTCGATCAACAACGGATGGGAGGAAGGCGTGCTCGCCGATATCCAAATTTGTAGCAGCCAGATCGACATCTCACGCCCTCAGTTTTGGGACTATGCATCTTTTCAAACTTCGGCCAATCTCGGCCAGGGACGTGGCTATCGCTGGGCTGATGCGATCCCGTTGATGACGGGCTTCAATACAATTCTTCCATCTAACTCGCAGTTGTGCTTCGGCGGTGATGAAACCACCATCGGCACACTACCATCCAGCAGTCGGCATCAGGGCGGGGCCCATGTCGCGATGGGTGATGGTGCGATCAAGTTCATCACCGATTCCATCGAATGTGGTGCCGCTCGCGGCACCCCCCAAGCTACCGTCACGCTTGAGGGCAAGGGCGATCTCGCACCAGGAAGCCCCAGCGTGTTTGGCCTGTGGGGGGCACTGGGAACTCGCAATCAGGGTGAACTGATTGGCGATGATCTCTAA
- a CDS encoding family 16 glycoside hydrolase — translation MNDSVLCRVCSVPVLTCLIAIAVGFRSPDATCFADQVLLKDAFERDEPTAGEEAIGNGWATNSKARAKGNQQVDLVDGAMQITRHPVADHGVSVTHEVSFRDATIELRFQLGPEDDLGINIADMKEKSVHAGHLCMARITTKSVEIHDLKTGRMNQTLRTAAKAKTLSDDQKKLIASKKKRFPHKLTANQWHSLKVEIHGETMAVSIDGKEVGRFASAGMGHATKSRLRLAVNHSAKVDDVLVTAHDPA, via the coding sequence ATGAACGATAGCGTCCTCTGTCGTGTTTGCTCCGTCCCAGTGCTGACTTGTTTGATAGCCATCGCTGTTGGATTTAGATCGCCGGACGCCACCTGCTTCGCTGATCAGGTGTTGCTGAAAGATGCCTTTGAGCGTGATGAGCCAACCGCTGGTGAAGAAGCGATCGGAAATGGCTGGGCGACGAACAGTAAGGCTCGTGCCAAGGGCAACCAGCAAGTCGATTTGGTTGACGGTGCGATGCAGATCACTCGCCATCCCGTTGCCGACCACGGTGTGTCCGTCACCCACGAGGTCAGTTTCCGTGACGCCACGATCGAGTTGCGTTTTCAACTTGGCCCCGAAGATGACCTGGGTATTAACATCGCCGACATGAAAGAGAAGTCCGTTCACGCGGGGCATCTTTGCATGGCTCGCATCACGACAAAGTCGGTTGAAATCCACGACCTGAAGACGGGACGGATGAATCAAACGCTGCGCACCGCGGCCAAAGCTAAGACGCTAAGCGACGATCAGAAGAAGTTGATCGCATCCAAGAAGAAGCGATTCCCGCACAAGTTAACAGCCAACCAATGGCATTCCCTGAAGGTGGAAATCCATGGCGAAACCATGGCGGTTTCGATCGATGGAAAGGAAGTTGGTCGCTTTGCATCGGCGGGCATGGGTCACGCGACCAAAAGCCGTCTGCGTTTAGCTGTGAATCATTCCGCCAAGGTCGATGACGTGCTGGTGACCGCTCACGATCCTGCCTAG